One Triticum dicoccoides isolate Atlit2015 ecotype Zavitan chromosome 3B, WEW_v2.0, whole genome shotgun sequence genomic window, ACTGTTGTCACAGGGAGGGATTTGCCTTGTATCCCTGCCTTTTTCTCAACGAGGGCAAGAAGAACAGGGCCAAAATGGAGAGACGGAAAGATTTTGCAAAAGTTGATGGAAAGCATGAGATGCCAAAGCATGAGAGGCAGAAAAGTCTGACTCATTTCTAATTCCATTGCTTGgtgaatccaccaccaccaccatcatcatcatcatcattagtagTAGAGATCTACTCCCTCGATTCcttaatataagaccttttagctaTTCCAAAATATTGACTACATACATACTAAAATGAGTGAACATACATACCAAAAAATGTCTAGATACATACGAATAAAAAAaaactaaaaggtcttatattaaggaacagagggagtatacaagAGAAGGATTTCCTATTTGTTTAAAGGAGTTAATTGTACACAAGCAATGCAAAGGTCAATCCACAAGGTTGGAAATAACTAGAGCTGTAATCAAGGAAAAAGTTAACCAGATGAGCAAGGCAGGTAAATGCTGGATTACTCACTGCAAACTCATTTTGGTTTATCCGAAAAAATTACACTCGCAAACAACGGACGGCGCAAGCACCGAGACAGGTTATATATGCTTGAATGAATGAATGATAGATGTGGATAAGTATGTGTGAGATGCTGCATGAGTAAGGTTTCCAATAACATGAACTGACCAGAAAGCAGGatccatgaagattgaaaacaagtCACTTGACAATGTGCATGACCAGTACTGAGCACTAGCATTCCCTGTCTGTCCGAACATACTACAGCATCAAGTTCTAGACATCCCCTGCATCCTTTTCCCCTGACATTCTCAGTATCAACACCAACACTTATGGACTACTACCAAGCATCACCACTCACCAGCACACCTCCTCTCTCTGCTATGTTCTGGAAAATCCCCATGATCAATTACTTCAATAATAGTACAGGCAGTGAAACTACAGCAAGGGCCATATTACACTAGACATCTGATGTGCTTGCATCTTCTAATACAGCGTACTCCGGTTTGCGGCCAGCTGATCATGTAGAGGACCACACTGCAGGCCTTGATCTTGCAAACCCTGCCGTAGTTCAGCATCCCGAGAGCCCGGTTCGGCGAACTGAAGGGCGCGCTCGCGGCGCCGTGTTCTTGGTGTCGGCTGGCAGCGAGAAGTGCCCCGTTGCCGAGCTGAGCCGGTGCGCTGGACTGGTTGATCATAAATCACTGGGATGGCGAGGGAGGCTGGTCGTCGGTCAGGTGAACTGTGGTGATGTCGTGGATGCTCGACCTCCTTGCCACCCCTGAGCCAAGCCTGATAAAGTACTTCTGCGCGTGGCTGGCCACCTGCGTCGGCGTCCTCGTCTGCACGAAGTTGCGTGATATGTTCCTCCAATCCCCTCTTCCGTACTCCTTCAGGCCTAAGAGGAACAAGCTGGCCAAAGAACAAGGCATGATCAGCTTCAACAACCAGTATCAGTATGGATCATGAATTCTTGCTGGATGGCCATCAAACATCATGCTACATGACTGTCTCGTCAATTCCTAGTGAACATACACAATTTATTCAGTTTCAGAGAGTAGTTCTTCCATGGTTGAATTATTCTTCCAATTTCCATGTTTTAAATGCTAGCAAAGCCATCTGATGATGTAAATCCTATTGATTGATGGTGAATTCAAGAAAGAAAATTTATATCACTAACTAGTCTTGTGCATGACATGGATGGAGCAGAGCATCACTCTCACAAGACAGTGAGATCAGAAGAACACTATACTCACCTGTGCTCGTGCTCGGTCCACGGcacccccctcctcctcccctgtCCCGGCGTCCGCACGCCGTGCCAATTCCCGCAGCCAACGCCGAACCGCCGTCGGGCCTGGACGGAGACGGCGTGCAGGCGGCGGAAGCCGCCGAGCGGGAGCACGACGGCGCGGAGCAGCTGTTCCGAGAAGCCGAGGCCGGTCCACTCCCTCACGCACGGCGCCTCCCACAGCCGCTCGTCCTGCGCGAGGACCCGCCAGCCCCGGCTCACGCACGCCGCGGCGGCCAGCGTCCGCGCCTCCGCCCGCCGCAGCACCTCGAACATCACGTCCTCCCCCAGATCCGGCACCGCTCTCGCGTCCCCCGGCGGCGCCGGTGGAGGCTGTGAGGACGAGGAGGATGCCTCGGCCTGGCTCGAGCTCGAGGTCCGCTGCCGCTTCTTGGCTGGCTCGCTGGAGCCGCCACCGCCAGAAGCGGGAGGAGGAGCCCGGGGATCACGACCAGCCGAGGAACCGGAAGGGCGCTTCATGGCGGGGCACCTGTACACACGACTGTCAGGATCCCGATGGATCTGACGAGGAGAGATGGACAAAAATCTGATCTTGACGAGGATTAGAGGAGATGAACAGGAGACAATTTACTGGAAATTAAAGAACTGAAATGTAACAAGATAAGTAGATAAACTCTGGGCTTAGCAATGATACAAGGATAGCCCTGTATATAGGGTCTGGCCGacgatgcttcggtgccttaaggcacctacctttgtgtTTACGACATGTGGGccgaacaggtggctggcccacatgtcagtgacccaaaggtaggcgcctttaaggcaccgaaactGTGTCCGGTCTGGCCGGTGCACGATGACATCTCATGAGAAATGACGGTAATGCCCTTATAGTATTAGATACTGTAATAAATTTTTAGTAATACATCATTTATTTTAACTAGTAGAACGCTCGTGCGCTTGCAACTGACTGCATCGACGACTTCTTTTTTATTGGTAAGACGCTTTCATTTTCTTCCTTTCTTCAATCTCCCAACTAAAAATACTTCTTGGGCTGATATGTAAATGGATAAATTTACAATCATATGAAGATATCAAGAGCTAAAATCATATTTATCGGAAAACTTTTTCACGAACATGAAAGTTATGGTGCCTGACAGATTGAAAACAAACACAATGGTGTTTGATAGATTGGGAACAGTATTTGTTCCCTCGTCACCAAATCTCATTTATATTTTAGAACACGGTCATATATCTATCTCTTTTGATCACAAGTGTGTTGCCATCTTAAGAAGGCTCCAACGCTCTATTAGTTGTCTCGTGAGTTGGTCGTTATTTTTGTTATTGATGGCGACGATGGCGATGAGCAGGGTCGGCCCTGACACGCTAGGGGCCTTGATGCAAGATGACAGGCCGGGACCTCTGTGTATACACAACTAGTTACAGAAGTATTGGGTTGTTCTTCGGCAATTGCTACTTGGTAGAGCTAGTTCACGAGAAGTTATATCATAACCTACACTTATGCTCACTTTTTTGTCAATCGCTTGCTTTTGGGATTCTTTGAATTCATCTACCCACATTGTCATTTTGATAACCAATCGTATACTTTCCAGATGAAATAGAACAAAAACAATACAATACTTATGGTATGGAATAAAAAAAACACTTGGATGCCTTTACGAATCATTGTTTTTCTCAAGTCTTTGATGGATTGGGATTATGGGAGACTAGATGGAATCATATCGAATGAAGAGAAACAAATAAATTTAGGTCAAATAGAAGGGAATTGTACTTACCGTAACAAATTGACGGGAGATTTGCTTTTGCTGGGaattaagagcatctacagctggaCCTCCTACTTCATTCCTAAACGTTCGCTCGGCCAGTGCGCGATAAAAAAAAATATGACCTAACCGCATTTAGTCCCTAAACATCCGGACTGATCGGCACCCCATGAGGGCGACAGTACGCGACCGGGCACGCCAAGGCACCCCAGTCGAGCACGCACAAGCACACACGCGGGCGGGCGTCCTAGCCGCCGGGGGCGGGCGGGCCTGCTGGATGCCGCCGCAGCCGTCGGTGCACCGGTGCTGCCGTGCCGCGCTGGGCCCGGAGCTCGCGCGCGCTAGAGCTCCCAGGCGCTCGGGCGAGAGCTCGCACCCACCGGGGACGGAGCGTGTGCGAGCTGGGGACGGAACGCGTGCGCGCCGGGGCTCACGCGCATCGCTGCCGAGCTGGAGCTCACGCGCTAGAGAACTCTCAGGCGCCCAGGCCGGAGCTCGTGCCCTCCAGGGACGGAGCGCCTGCACGCTGGGCTCGCACGCGTCGCGGCCGAGCCGAAGCTTGCGCCCGCCGTGGCCGCTGCGCGTCACTTGGGGCAGCCGGAGAAGCAGGGATGAGTTCGACAGCTTCCCGTGCCCCGCGCTGGGAGCCACTGTTGCTCGCGCTGGCCGTCGTCCCAGCCATGCCGTGCTTGAGCTAGCTAGCTGCTGCTGGCCGTTGGCCGCACGCTTGCTTACgagcgagctagctagctagccagccATTGGACGCGTACATGCATCATGCATGCACAGCTGCCCGCTGCTGCTCTGCGTGCACGAGCTGGCCGCCGCGCGCATGTTGTCCGAGGCTGCCGCCGACGGCACCGCTGCTGCTCGAGCTGGAGGTCCAACCACGCCAATGTTGCTACCTGTCGTGCTCTGGCGAGGTCGCACACAAGGTGTTTGTCAAAATGACCGAAAAGTAGGGAGGAAAGTTAGCTGTTCGTGgttgttttgaaggaaatatgaggGGTTAAAATGGAGTCACAACAAGATCTTCTCCTTTGTTAGTTCCGTCGGAATGACCAAAAATTATACTCGTATTAGCAGGAACGAGCGGCGAGGACAGAGGACTTGGGAGGCAAGAGGTGAAGATGAGGGGAGGGGAAGGGCCTAATCTCAAATCAGTTTCTACGCACGTACGGGCTGAAGTAAAGCATAGCTCCTTGCCCCCCATTCCTGGCCTCCTGGGCCGATTGTTTGAGCTTTTTCTTTCGAAAGAAGTTCATATTTCACCCTAAAATGTGGGCTCACGGACACATAAGCCCCCGAAGTCAATTTTGGTACAAATTTGACCCTGAAATCTACAAAACCAGGCAAATCATATGCTTGGGCGGTTTTGGGGCAGACGTGGCACATTTTAGGTGGTTTTGACTGATAATTAGGATGTTGACCACTTTTCATTTACCCTTTGGCTGTGAGGATGTTGAACCCACCAAAAATAAGGGATGACCCGATCAATTTAGGCAGTCTTGGTCAGATCAGGATTGAATTCCAACGGCTGTGAGGAGCAGCTGACATGGCATCAGCAACTTCATCCTCCGCAGGGGCAGCGGTTCCTACCTTTTGTTGGCATGCAGCCTGATGCTGAATCTTAAGTTGTACGCATGGTAGAAAATTTAGGACCAAAGAAGGAAGGCACTAGCTGAAAATAGTTAGAGCAGATTGAATCGGACTATCAAAGCTGACGAACAGTTGGTGGGTCGATCGACTGATGGGCCTCTCGCTCACCACAAAGGAGCCTCCGCCACCACGGCCAAGCCTCGGCAGCAGCCAGCTGACTCCATGGTGGATTGGTGGCCAAATTTGACGGGAAGCACAACGATGGCGTTGGAGCGGCCAACCTGCCAGGGTGACGGGCTGGCGCCATCATGGCCTTGAACCAGCATGCGGGAAGTGTCGTCAtggtccaagaataagatcaagctGTCTATCTTTGTAGTGCGGCATGGCTCCAATGCAGCAGATGTTACCACCGGCGTTAACATCATCAACTCCACTCCACGGGCCACTTCTCCCGCGCAAGCAGCACGACGACTACGTCTCGGCGCTTGTCGGCAGTGTTGCCCTTTGGCGTCTGGCCTCATCCACGGCGGACAAAGCTCGAGTCCATGGGCTTGTCGGGGAGGCGCCAGCAGCGCTGGGAACACCGGAGGGAGCTCAGGAAAGGCGGCGGAGGCATCGGGGATCCTCAGAGCTAGGGAATCATGCACAACGGTGGCAGGCCAAAAACGAGGAAGATGACGTCCACGCTGAAATTCGGGAGGTGGCCCATTCCAATCACTTTGGCAGAGTAGAAGAGGGAGGCGCGGGGAATCTTCTTGACGTTGCGGTGTGGCTCAAGGTGGCCGATGGTCGCGTGGGTGGCGCCGGTGGCGGTGGTGACCGCCACACAGGCGTGTGAGGGTCACGCGATTCCCGTCACGAGAGGGTGAGAGAAGGGGGAGGGAAGGGGAAGGAGGTGGCTGGGGTATCCGGGGCGATGCTATAGCACCTTAGCGGCGGCGTCCATGGCGGTCAGATGAATGGCACATGAGAGAtggggagaggaggaagacgacgtcaTCTCCAAAACCACCAAAATCATAACAAAACCGCTCTAGGGGTAGATTATTCGGTTTTGAAGATTTCATGGTCAAAATTGTACCAAAgtagtgttggggatcgttgcagaaattaaaaaaattctaggcatcaccaagatcaatctatggagtaactagcaacgagagagaggggagtgcatcttcatacccttgaagattgcgagtcggaagcgttgcaagaacgcagttggaggagtcgtacacgtagcgattcagatcgcagtcgaatccgatctaagcaccgaacaacggtgcctccgcgttcaacacacgtgcagcccggtgacgtctcccgcaccttgatccagcaaggaggagggagaggttgaggaagaaggctccaacggcagcacgacggcgtggtgctgatggagtggcagttctccggcagggcttcgccaagctcttgcggagaaggagaggtgtgttggaaatatgccctagaggcaataataaaagtgttattattatatttctttgttcatgataatagtcttttattcatgctataactgtattatccgaaaatcgtaatacacgtgtgaatacatagaccacaatatgtccctagtgagctctagttgactagctcgttgtgatcaacagatagtcatggtttcctggctatggacattatatgtcgttgataacgggatcacatcattaggagaatgatgtgatggacaagacccaatcctaagactagcacaaaagatcgtgtagttcatttgctagagctttgccaatgtcaagtatctcttccttcgaccatgagagcgtgtaactcctggataccgtaggagtgctttgggtgtatcaaacgtcacaacataactgggtgactataaaggtgcactacaggtatctccgaaagtatctattgttttatgcggatcgagactgggatttgtcactccgtgtaaacggagaggtatctctgggcccactcggtaggacatcatcatatgcgcaatgtgaccaaggagttgatcacgggatgatgtgttacggaacgagtaaagtgacttgccggtaacgagattgaacaaggtattggataccgacgatcgaatctcgggcaagtaacataccgatagacaaagggaattgaatacgggattgattaagtccttgacatcgtggttcatccgatgagatcatcgtggaacatgtgggagccatcatgggtatccagatcccgctgttggttattgaccggagaatgtctcagtcatgtctacatgtctcccgaactcgtagggtctacacacttaaggttcgatgacgctagggttataaaggaagtttgtatgtggttaccgaatgttgttcggagtcccgtatgagatcctggacgtcacgaggagttccggaatggcccggaggtaaagatttatatatgggaagtcctattttggccaccggaaaatgttcgggatttttcggtattgtaccgggaaggttctagaaggttccggagtggggcccacctgcatggggggacccacatgaacgtgggtagtgggggaaaggccccacacccctggtcaaggcgcaccaagatccccccttagaaggaataagatcatatcccgaagggataagatcaagatccctaaaaaggggggataacaatcggtggggaaggaaatgatgggatttctttcctcccaccttggccaacgccccaatggacttggagggcaagataccagcccctccacccctatatatagtggggaggcgcatgggagccatagacgaagttctggcgcagccctacctctctccctactcctcctctcccgcggtgcttggcgaagccctgcaggattgccacgctcctccatcaccaccacgccgttgtgctgctgttggatggagtcttcctcaacctctccctctctccttgctggatcaaggcgtgggatacgtcaccgggctgtacgtgtgttgaacgcggaggtgccgtgcgttcggcacttgatcatcggtgatttgaatcacgacgagtacgacttcatcaaccccgttcacttgaacgcttccgcttagcgatctacaagggtatgtagatgcactctccttctactcgtagctggtttctccatagatagatcttggtgacacgtaggaaaattttgaatttctgctacgttccccaacagtggcatcatgagctaggtctattgcgtagattctttgcacgagtagaacacaaagtagttgtgggcgttgatgttgttcaatatgcttacggttactagtccaatcttgtttcgacggtattgtgggatgaagcggcccggaccgaccttacacgtactcttacgtgagacaggttccaccgattgacatgcacttggtgcataaggtggctagcgggtgccagtctctcccactttagtcggaacggattcgatgaaaaggatccttatgaagggtaaatatcaattggcatatcacgttgtggtcttgcgtaggtaagaaacgttcttgctagaaacccatagcagccacgtaaaacatgcaacaacaattagaggacgtctaacttgtttttgcagggtatgctatgtgatgtgatatggccaagaagaatgtgatgaatgatatgtgatgtatgagattgatcatgttcttgtaataggattcacgacttgcatgtcgatgagtatgacaaccggcaggagccataggagttgtctttatttattgtatgacctgcgtgtcattgaagaacgccatgtaaactactttactttattgctaaacgcgttagtcatagaagtagaagtagtcgttggcgtgacaacttcatgaagacacgatgatggagatcatgacgatggagatcatggtgtcgtgccggtgacgatgatgatcatggagccccgaagatgaagatcaaaaggagcaaaatgatattggccatatcatgtcactatttgattgcatgtgatgtttatcatgtttatgcatcttgtttgcttaggacgacggtagtaaataagatgatcccttacaaaatttcaagaagtgttctcccctaattgtgcaccgttgctacagttcgtcgcttctaagcaccacgtgatgatcgggtgtgatggattcttacgttcacatacaacgggtgtaagacagttttacacagcgaaaacacttagggttaacttgacgagcctagcatgtgcagacatggcctcggaacacggagaccgaaaggtcgagcatgagtcgtatggtagatacgatcagcatgaagatgttcaccgatgatgactagtccgtctcacgtgatgatcggacacggcctagttgactcggatcatgtgatcacttagatgaccagagggatgtctatctaagtgggagttcataagatgaacttaattatcctgaacatagtcaaaagaccttttgcaaattatgtcgtaagctcgcgctttagttccactgtttagatatgttcctagagaaaatatagttgaaagttgatagtagcgattatgcgatcagtagaaagcttatgtccttaatgcaccgctcagtgtgctgaaccccaacgtcgtttgtcgatgttgcgaacatcggacatacacgttttgataactacgtgatagttcaattaaatggtttaagtagaggcaccaaagacgttttcgaaacatcgcgaaacatatgagatgtttcgagggctgaaattgggattttaggctcgtgcccacgtcaagaggtataagacctccgacgattttcttagcctgcaaactaagggagaaaagctcaatcgttgagcttgtgctcagattgtctgagcacaacaatcacttgaattgagtgggagttgatcctccagatgagatagtgatgtttccccaaagtcattgccaccaagctgctagagcttcgtgattaactataacatatcagggatagatatgatgatccttgaaatattcatgatgtttgacactacgaaagtagaaatcaagaaggagcatcaattgttgatggttggtgaaaccactagtttcaagaagggcaagggaacaaagggatacttcacgaaacggcaattcagctgctgctctagtgaagaaacccaaggttgaacccaaacccgagactaagtgcttctgtaataaggggaacaaccactggagcagcattaccctagatacttggtagatgagaaggctggcaaggtcgatagaagtatattggatatacattatgttaatgtgtactttactagtactcctagtagcaccagggtattggataccggttcggttgctaagtgttagtaactcgaaataaaagcaacggaataaacggagagtagctaaaggtgagctgacgatatatgttggaagtgtttccaaggttgatatgatcaagcatcgcacgctccctctaccaccgagattggtgtttgcgttgagcatagacatgattggattatgtctatcgcaatacggttattcatttaaggagaataatggttactctatttttgaataataccttcaatggtcttgcacctaaaggaatggtttattgaatctcggtcgtagtgatacacattttcatgccaaaagatataagatagtaatgatagtaccacttacttgtggcactgccatgtaagtcataatggtataaaacgcatgaagaagctccatgttgatggatctttggactcactcattttgaaaagtttgagacatgcgaaccatgtctattggtatatatgcatgaagaaactccatgcaaatggaccgtttgaactcacttgattttgaatcacttgagatatgcaaatcataccacatgggcaagatgactgaaaagcctcggtttcagtaagatggaacaagatagcaacttgttggaagtaacacattttgatgtgtgtagtccaatgagtgctgaggcatgcagtgaatatcattatgttcttacttcacagatgattcgagtagatgttgagaatatttacttgatgaaacacaactctgaattattgaatggttcaagtaatttcaaagtgaagtagaagatcattgtgacaagaggataaaatgtctatgatacgatcatagagatgaatatctgagttacgagttttggcacacaattaagacattgtggaaattgtttcgcaattaataccgcctggaacaccatagtgtgatggtgtgtccgaacatcataactgcaccctattggatatgatgcataccatgatgtctcttatc contains:
- the LOC119274632 gene encoding F-box protein GID2-like gives rise to the protein MKRPSGSSAGRDPRAPPPASGGGGSSEPAKKRQRTSSSSQAEASSSSSQPPPAPPGDARAVPDLGEDVMFEVLRRAEARTLAAAACVSRGWRVLAQDERLWEAPCVREWTGLGFSEQLLRAVVLPLGGFRRLHAVSVQARRRFGVGCGNWHGVRTPGQGRRRGVPWTEHEHSLFLLGLKEYGRGDWRNISRNFVQTRTPTQVASHAQKYFIRLGSGVARRSSIHDITTVHLTDDQPPSPSQ